A DNA window from Acinetobacter sp. 10FS3-1 contains the following coding sequences:
- a CDS encoding acyl-CoA dehydrogenase C-terminal domain-containing protein, with the protein MPIYNAPLADMKFILNDVFNAEQFWQANENLAHVDAATAEAILEEMAKFAQNVMLPLNRSGDEEGAKYENGNVTTPAGFKEAFKQYAEGGWIGLGADAEWGGQEMPKMLTVLSDEMLFATNPSFMLYPLLSVGAGMALNSYGSQAQKETYLPKIYSGEWSGTMCLTEPHAGTDLGIIKTKAERNEDGSYNITGTKIFITGGDHDLAENIIHLVLAKTPDAPAGSRGISLFIVPKFLVNKDGTLAERNPVGPGSIEHKMGIKASATCVMNFDGAKGYLVGKENEGLAAMFVMMNYERLSMGIQGLGASEFAYQNAAQYATDRLQGRSASGAQSPSKPADSILVHGDVRRMLLNARANNEASRAFAVYVGQQLDITKFSTDPEAVKKANDRVALLTPIAKAYLTDTAFQATLDAQMVFGGHGYIREWGMEQCIRDLRIAQIYEGTNGVQSQDLIGRKTIKCNGEFIAEYIQEIRDFTNGLEADLNFIKDATLDAATEVESVTHYVLAAARENTEFSNSAAVDYLHAVGLLSFAYMFARIANAAKDKQGEFYQNKLALAHYFAQRILPELALRITKVKTGADIIMNFSEDYFTTQA; encoded by the coding sequence ATGCCAATTTATAACGCGCCGCTTGCTGATATGAAGTTCATCTTAAATGATGTGTTTAATGCAGAACAATTCTGGCAAGCCAATGAAAATCTTGCCCATGTCGATGCAGCAACCGCTGAAGCCATTCTGGAAGAAATGGCAAAGTTTGCGCAAAACGTGATGTTGCCACTGAACCGTAGCGGGGATGAAGAAGGCGCGAAATATGAAAATGGCAATGTGACCACCCCTGCCGGCTTTAAAGAGGCTTTTAAACAGTATGCAGAAGGTGGCTGGATTGGCTTAGGGGCTGATGCTGAATGGGGCGGTCAGGAAATGCCGAAAATGCTGACCGTACTTTCTGATGAAATGCTGTTTGCGACCAACCCGTCTTTCATGCTGTATCCGCTGCTTTCTGTCGGTGCAGGTATGGCCTTAAACAGCTACGGCTCTCAAGCCCAGAAAGAAACCTATCTGCCTAAGATTTATTCAGGCGAATGGTCAGGCACCATGTGCCTAACTGAACCGCATGCAGGTACAGATTTGGGAATTATTAAAACCAAAGCTGAACGCAATGAAGATGGCAGTTATAACATTACTGGGACCAAAATTTTCATTACTGGCGGTGACCATGACCTGGCGGAAAACATTATCCACCTCGTATTGGCAAAAACACCGGATGCACCTGCAGGTTCACGCGGTATTTCTCTGTTCATCGTGCCAAAATTCCTGGTCAATAAAGATGGTACCTTAGCTGAACGTAATCCGGTCGGCCCAGGTTCAATCGAACACAAGATGGGGATTAAAGCGTCTGCGACCTGCGTGATGAACTTTGACGGTGCCAAAGGCTATCTGGTCGGCAAAGAAAATGAAGGCCTGGCTGCCATGTTCGTCATGATGAACTATGAACGTCTGTCCATGGGCATTCAGGGTCTGGGCGCTTCTGAATTTGCTTATCAAAATGCGGCCCAATATGCCACAGACCGCCTGCAAGGCCGCAGCGCATCTGGTGCACAATCTCCAAGCAAACCGGCTGACAGTATTCTGGTACATGGTGATGTACGCCGTATGCTGCTGAATGCACGTGCCAACAATGAAGCTTCACGTGCATTCGCGGTATATGTAGGTCAACAGCTGGACATTACCAAGTTCTCGACCGATCCGGAAGCTGTGAAAAAGGCCAATGACCGTGTTGCGCTCTTAACACCGATTGCAAAAGCTTATCTGACGGATACTGCTTTCCAGGCCACGCTCGATGCACAGATGGTCTTCGGTGGTCATGGCTATATTCGAGAATGGGGCATGGAACAATGTATCCGTGACCTGCGTATTGCGCAAATTTATGAGGGCACCAATGGCGTTCAGTCTCAAGATTTAATTGGCCGTAAAACCATTAAGTGTAACGGTGAATTCATTGCAGAGTATATTCAGGAAATCCGTGACTTTACCAATGGTTTAGAGGCGGATCTTAATTTTATTAAAGATGCCACACTGGATGCAGCGACTGAAGTTGAATCTGTGACCCACTATGTTTTAGCAGCTGCGCGTGAAAATACCGAATTTTCTAACTCCGCCGCTGTGGATTACCTGCACGCTGTTGGCTTGCTGAGCTTCGCTTATATGTTTGCCCGTATTGCCAATGCCGCTAAAGATAAACAGGGCGAGTTCTACCAGAATAAACTTGCGCTGGCACATTATTTTGCACAACGCATTCTGCCGGAACTGGCATTACGCATTACCAAAGTAAAAACCGGTGCCGATATCATCATGAATTTCTCTGAAGATTATTTCACAACCCAAGCTTAA
- a CDS encoding acyl-CoA dehydrogenase C-terminal domain-containing protein, with protein sequence MPQYKAPLRDMQFVLHELLNAEEHYAKLPAFQDNVSRELVDQYLEAAADFCENELSPLNQVGDREGCSWNDGVVTTPTGFKEAYQKYIELGFPSLSAEEQYGGQGLPNSLGISISEMVGTANWAWGMYPGLSHGAVRTLEHHGSDEQKNTYLPKLVSGEWTGTMCLTESHAGSDLGIIRTKAEPQADGSYAISGEKIFISAGEHDMAENIIHIVLARLPGAPKGTKGISLFIVPKFSLNADGSIGDRNGVRCGSIEHKMGIHGNATCVINFDNAKGFLIGPENRGLNCMFTFMNTARIGTAIQGVSASEGSFQGALAYAKDRLAMRSLSGPKAPEKEADPIIVHPAVRNMLFTQKAFAEGGRALVYLLAQYADVVEHGTEEADRKFADNILSLLTPIAKAFLTETGSEAAKHGVQVFGGHGFISEHGMEQIVRDTRIACLYEGTTEIQALDLLGRKVLGTQGAMLKDFTKIIHKFTEANKDNSALTEFIEPLAALNKEWGDLTMQIGMRAMQNPEEVGAAAVDYLYFSGYVTLAYLWARMALVAQETLAAGTTEVDFYNAKITTARFYFKKILPRVRSHVDVIATGVEPLMALDAEHFAF encoded by the coding sequence ATGCCACAATACAAAGCGCCTTTACGTGATATGCAGTTCGTATTGCATGAACTATTAAATGCTGAAGAACACTATGCAAAACTTCCAGCATTCCAGGACAACGTAAGCCGTGAGTTGGTTGATCAGTATTTAGAAGCTGCGGCTGACTTCTGTGAAAATGAATTATCACCTTTAAACCAAGTGGGTGACCGCGAAGGCTGTAGCTGGAACGACGGTGTAGTAACGACCCCGACCGGTTTTAAAGAAGCGTATCAAAAATATATCGAGTTAGGCTTCCCTTCTCTTTCTGCCGAAGAACAATATGGCGGCCAAGGCTTGCCAAACTCCCTGGGTATCAGTATTTCTGAAATGGTCGGTACAGCGAACTGGGCATGGGGCATGTACCCTGGCCTGTCTCACGGTGCGGTCCGTACTCTGGAACACCATGGTTCAGACGAACAAAAGAATACCTATCTGCCTAAACTGGTTTCAGGTGAGTGGACAGGAACCATGTGTCTGACCGAATCTCATGCAGGTTCTGATTTAGGTATTATCCGTACCAAAGCTGAACCTCAAGCAGATGGTAGCTATGCAATTTCTGGCGAGAAAATCTTTATCTCTGCTGGTGAGCATGACATGGCTGAGAACATCATCCATATCGTACTGGCTCGTCTTCCTGGCGCACCTAAAGGCACCAAAGGTATCTCGCTGTTTATCGTACCGAAATTCAGCCTCAATGCGGATGGCAGCATAGGCGATCGTAATGGCGTACGTTGTGGTTCCATCGAACATAAAATGGGTATTCATGGCAATGCAACCTGTGTGATCAACTTTGATAATGCCAAAGGCTTCCTGATTGGTCCTGAAAACCGCGGTCTGAACTGCATGTTCACTTTCATGAATACAGCGCGTATCGGTACAGCCATACAAGGCGTTTCGGCTTCTGAAGGTTCTTTCCAGGGCGCACTTGCGTATGCAAAAGACCGTCTGGCGATGCGCTCACTTTCTGGCCCTAAAGCACCTGAAAAAGAGGCAGATCCAATTATCGTACATCCGGCTGTACGTAACATGCTGTTCACGCAAAAGGCATTTGCTGAAGGTGGTCGTGCGCTGGTTTACCTGCTGGCTCAATATGCTGACGTGGTTGAACACGGCACTGAAGAAGCTGACCGTAAGTTTGCCGACAATATCCTGTCACTTCTAACGCCAATTGCGAAAGCGTTCCTGACTGAAACCGGTTCAGAAGCAGCAAAGCATGGCGTACAGGTCTTCGGTGGTCACGGCTTTATTTCTGAGCATGGCATGGAGCAGATCGTACGTGATACACGTATTGCCTGCCTGTACGAAGGTACAACTGAAATTCAGGCACTTGACCTGTTAGGCCGTAAAGTTTTGGGTACTCAAGGTGCAATGTTGAAAGACTTCACCAAGATCATCCACAAATTTACCGAAGCCAACAAAGACAACAGTGCACTGACCGAGTTTATTGAACCGCTTGCGGCATTAAACAAAGAATGGGGTGACTTAACGATGCAAATCGGTATGCGCGCCATGCAAAACCCTGAAGAAGTGGGTGCAGCAGCAGTCGATTACCTGTACTTCTCGGGTTATGTAACGCTGGCTTACCTATGGGCACGTATGGCACTGGTTGCGCAGGAAACTCTGGCTGCTGGTACGACAGAAGTTGATTTCTACAATGCCAAAATCACGACTGCCCGCTTCTACTTCAAGAAGATTCTGCCACGCGTTCGTTCACATGTAGATGTGATCGCAACTGGTGTAGAGCCACTGATGGCTTTAGATGCAGAACACTTTGCATTTTAA
- the baeS gene encoding sensor histidine kinase efflux regulator BaeS — protein MKIRRIPIALRLFLTVLLTTLLITTVSLGVLHLNMQRNFTRYVADVEMQKLDHVIENLADVYMVYQDWGNAIQAQILQIEGEAAPDDYDRLSRWWLRRQYDIALQQRYFQEQTLASVTPSSMVEPSLAPRPVNQEELRILASNMPSQFQPFEGLRFPLSSNQGAFRTDHKNKGEQSAGRPAGKKQFIQMPDRLGLSSRLSLYDAKRRFVVGEASDEQISYRPIMVNKQIVGYLGLKPVLDQDDALSINFFSNQKRYLFLVYGLSILASLIAALLLATYFKKPIQRLLNGTRELTRGNYQHQVKVKRNDELGDLSSELNQLAVILDQHETSRRQWVADTSHELKTPLAVLQAQIEAMQDGIRKPTPEHFASMLGQVTSLKKLTQDLAALAQADSQQLQFYCATVNPWEVVQQELMSFQPKFEQAKLSVTVEGEGAELELDLDRFKQIVGNLLSNSIRYTEAGGQVHIHTEHDDSSWTLYIDDSPFGLTDEQLARIGERFYRVDDSRTRATGGTGLGLALSCKITQAMGGSLSFAHSPLGGLRCKLSFPKQMKS, from the coding sequence TTGAAAATTCGTCGTATTCCGATTGCCTTACGCCTGTTTTTAACTGTGCTGTTGACGACGCTGCTCATCACGACGGTGAGTCTGGGCGTATTGCATCTGAATATGCAACGGAACTTCACCCGCTATGTGGCGGATGTGGAAATGCAGAAACTGGATCATGTGATTGAAAACCTTGCAGACGTTTATATGGTTTATCAGGACTGGGGCAATGCCATTCAGGCACAGATTCTGCAAATTGAAGGGGAAGCAGCGCCAGATGATTATGACCGCTTATCACGCTGGTGGTTACGTCGCCAATATGATATTGCCTTGCAGCAGCGTTATTTTCAGGAACAGACTCTGGCCAGTGTTACGCCGTCCAGTATGGTTGAGCCCAGCTTGGCACCGCGACCCGTCAATCAGGAAGAATTGCGCATACTGGCCTCAAATATGCCTTCTCAATTTCAGCCCTTTGAAGGTTTGAGATTTCCACTTAGCTCGAATCAAGGCGCGTTCCGAACCGATCATAAAAATAAGGGGGAGCAATCGGCAGGGCGGCCAGCAGGCAAGAAACAGTTCATTCAAATGCCGGACCGTCTGGGACTCAGTTCGCGTCTGTCTCTTTATGATGCAAAGCGCCGTTTTGTGGTGGGAGAAGCTTCAGATGAGCAGATTTCCTATCGTCCGATTATGGTAAATAAGCAGATTGTAGGTTATTTGGGCTTAAAGCCGGTTTTAGATCAGGATGATGCTTTAAGTATTAATTTCTTTAGTAATCAGAAGCGTTACCTATTTTTGGTTTATGGTTTAAGTATTCTTGCCAGTCTGATTGCAGCGTTGTTGTTGGCGACTTATTTTAAAAAACCGATCCAGCGTTTACTTAATGGTACCCGTGAACTGACCCGAGGTAATTATCAGCATCAGGTCAAAGTAAAACGTAATGATGAACTCGGTGATTTATCCAGTGAATTGAACCAGTTAGCAGTGATTCTGGATCAGCATGAAACATCGCGCCGTCAATGGGTGGCAGATACCTCGCATGAGCTGAAAACACCGCTTGCGGTCTTGCAGGCTCAGATTGAAGCCATGCAGGATGGAATCCGTAAACCAACACCGGAACATTTTGCCTCGATGCTAGGTCAGGTGACGAGCCTGAAAAAGCTGACTCAAGATCTGGCTGCTCTGGCACAGGCTGATTCACAGCAGTTGCAATTTTATTGTGCCACGGTCAATCCTTGGGAAGTGGTACAGCAGGAACTGATGAGCTTCCAGCCAAAATTTGAACAGGCGAAGCTGAGTGTGACTGTCGAAGGCGAGGGGGCAGAACTGGAACTGGATTTGGATCGCTTTAAACAGATTGTGGGCAATCTGCTCAGTAACAGTATTCGCTATACTGAAGCCGGTGGGCAGGTGCATATCCATACGGAGCATGATGACAGCTCGTGGACTTTATATATTGATGACAGTCCATTTGGTTTGACAGATGAGCAACTGGCCCGGATTGGAGAGCGTTTCTATCGGGTTGATGATTCGCGTACCCGGGCCACTGGCGGAACAGGGCTCGGTCTGGCGCTATCATGTAAAATTACTCAAGCAATGGGCGGCAGCCTTAGCTTTGCACATTCACCGCTGGGTGGTTTGCGCTGCAAGCTCAGCTTTCCTAAACAAATGAAATCTTAA
- a CDS encoding response regulator yields the protein MKHIMLVEDEIELAQLVRDYLEAAGFEVSMFHDGQEAYNSFIQRKPHLMILDLMVPRMDGLTICRKVREQSDLPIIMVTARTEEIDRVLGLNMGADDYICKPFSPKELVARVQAVLRRLDRKAEPESNDLFRMDKSQQRIWYQQKALNLTPTEFRLLELFLEHVGQVYSRAQLLDHINPDSFDVADRVIDSHIKNLRRKISDAAETGNRHEWIQAVYGVGYRFEYPED from the coding sequence ATGAAACATATCATGCTGGTTGAAGATGAAATCGAACTTGCACAGCTGGTGCGAGACTATCTGGAAGCTGCTGGTTTTGAGGTCAGTATGTTTCATGATGGGCAGGAAGCATATAACAGTTTTATCCAGCGTAAACCCCATCTGATGATTCTGGATCTGATGGTGCCGCGTATGGATGGCCTGACGATTTGTCGTAAGGTGCGTGAGCAATCGGATCTGCCTATTATTATGGTGACCGCGCGGACTGAAGAAATTGACCGGGTACTGGGCCTGAATATGGGCGCAGATGACTATATCTGTAAACCGTTTAGCCCGAAAGAACTCGTGGCGCGTGTACAGGCTGTACTTCGCCGTCTGGACCGTAAGGCGGAGCCGGAAAGTAATGACCTGTTCCGTATGGATAAGTCACAGCAGCGTATCTGGTATCAGCAAAAAGCCTTGAATCTGACCCCAACCGAGTTTCGTTTACTGGAACTGTTCCTGGAACATGTCGGTCAGGTCTATTCACGCGCACAGTTGCTGGATCATATTAATCCGGACAGTTTTGATGTCGCAGACCGGGTGATTGACAGTCATATCAAAAACCTGCGCCGTAAAATTTCGGATGCTGCGGAAACCGGTAACCGTCATGAGTGGATTCAGGCGGTGTACGGGGTGGGTTACCGTTTTGAATATCCTGAGGACTAA
- a CDS encoding GNAT family N-acetyltransferase — MTLIIRLEQAEDIQKIAELTQAAFEHVEYSSHTEHFIVNTLRKRNKLTVSLVATDDCQIVGHVAISPVRLSSGDQGWYGLGPISVVPSRQGFGIGSALINAALKQLKTRNAQGCVLLGDPAYYAHFGFKAIKDLRLADVPAEYFQAISFIGYFPQGEVFYDEAFNATQ, encoded by the coding sequence ATGACCCTCATAATCCGACTAGAACAGGCTGAAGATATTCAAAAGATTGCAGAGCTGACTCAGGCGGCCTTTGAACATGTAGAGTATTCAAGCCACACTGAACATTTTATTGTGAATACACTGCGTAAAAGAAATAAGCTCACTGTTTCATTGGTCGCCACAGATGATTGTCAAATTGTGGGACATGTGGCGATTTCGCCTGTACGATTATCCTCAGGAGATCAGGGCTGGTATGGCTTAGGCCCAATTTCAGTTGTACCATCTCGTCAAGGCTTCGGTATTGGCTCAGCATTGATAAATGCGGCTTTGAAGCAATTAAAAACCCGCAATGCTCAAGGATGTGTGCTATTGGGTGATCCAGCGTATTATGCACATTTTGGATTTAAAGCGATTAAAGATTTGAGGTTGGCAGATGTGCCAGCCGAATATTTTCAGGCGATCAGTTTTATTGGGTATTTTCCACAAGGGGAGGTATTCTATGACGAAGCATTTAATGCTACACAATAA
- a CDS encoding protein adenylyltransferase SelO, giving the protein MHFNSRYPQLPARLYHQQMPLPLKGAKAGHFNAALAEQLQWSEEDKAQWVEICSGQKTFAEFEPLAMVYAGHQFGQWAGQLGDGRGLLIAQILDQQGQTIDLHLKGAGATPYSRMGDGRAVLRSVIREYLAGHALNCLGVASSNAVGFTSSAQGVQREKLEPGAMLLRTSDCHIRFGHFEWINQYQPELLPEFTQKCIEWHYPECLQAEQPILAFVSQVIQRTALMIAQWQLLGFAHGVMNTDNLNITGSTLDFGPYGFMERFRPNWINNHSDYQGRYTYQQQPSIGHWNLWMWLNNLVALCPENYDKEQWKQDLAECLEHYEPTFLEHYRNGLNQKMGLPRFHKDSFDCAMAFLRILQSEQLDYTQSFLRLQNREYDAIKDDCLDRRQFESFLSLYNTIREHQNLAELDGAMALANPHYILRNHMAQKAIELAGRDDFSEVDRLFKLLSQPYLKQRDLEQAEDLAPLPSDVPEVMVSCSS; this is encoded by the coding sequence ATGCATTTTAATTCCCGTTATCCTCAGCTCCCTGCCCGTCTCTATCACCAGCAAATGCCTTTACCACTTAAAGGTGCCAAAGCAGGACATTTTAATGCTGCACTCGCAGAACAGTTGCAATGGTCTGAAGAGGATAAAGCACAATGGGTCGAGATTTGTAGTGGTCAAAAAACTTTTGCCGAATTTGAACCCTTGGCCATGGTCTATGCAGGACACCAGTTCGGCCAGTGGGCCGGACAGTTAGGCGATGGACGAGGTTTGCTGATCGCACAGATTTTAGATCAGCAGGGCCAGACCATTGACCTGCATTTAAAGGGAGCAGGAGCCACTCCTTATTCACGTATGGGAGATGGCCGCGCTGTACTGCGTTCAGTGATTCGGGAATATCTGGCAGGACATGCTTTAAATTGTTTAGGGGTTGCATCGAGTAATGCCGTCGGTTTTACCTCTTCGGCTCAAGGCGTACAGCGGGAAAAACTGGAGCCTGGTGCCATGTTACTGCGGACTTCAGATTGCCATATCCGTTTCGGGCATTTCGAATGGATCAATCAATATCAGCCTGAGTTACTGCCTGAATTTACCCAGAAATGTATCGAATGGCATTATCCTGAATGTCTGCAAGCTGAACAACCGATTCTGGCTTTTGTCAGCCAGGTTATCCAGCGTACGGCTCTAATGATTGCCCAATGGCAACTGCTTGGATTCGCACATGGAGTAATGAACACCGATAACCTGAATATTACCGGTTCCACCCTGGACTTTGGTCCATATGGGTTTATGGAGCGTTTCCGCCCTAACTGGATTAACAACCATTCAGATTATCAGGGCCGTTATACCTATCAGCAACAGCCAAGCATTGGCCACTGGAATCTGTGGATGTGGCTGAATAATCTGGTTGCGCTGTGTCCTGAAAATTATGACAAAGAACAATGGAAACAGGATCTGGCCGAATGTCTGGAACATTATGAACCGACCTTCCTTGAACATTATCGGAATGGCTTAAACCAGAAAATGGGCCTGCCTCGTTTTCATAAAGACAGCTTTGACTGTGCCATGGCATTTTTACGAATTTTGCAAAGTGAGCAACTGGATTACACCCAAAGCTTCCTTCGCCTGCAAAATAGGGAATATGACGCGATCAAGGATGATTGTCTGGATCGCCGTCAATTTGAAAGCTTTTTAAGTCTATATAACACGATCCGTGAACATCAAAACCTTGCAGAATTGGATGGTGCAATGGCGCTGGCCAATCCGCATTATATTCTGCGTAACCATATGGCACAGAAAGCCATTGAACTGGCGGGGCGGGATGACTTTTCCGAAGTCGATCGGCTATTTAAACTTTTAAGCCAGCCTTATTTAAAACAGCGAGACCTAGAACAAGCTGAAGATTTAGCTCCCTTACCAAGCGATGTACCAGAAGTCATGGTCAGCTGTTCATCATAA
- a CDS encoding acyl-CoA desaturase: MNAPLPQAPINWVAVFALVVLPIVAVIAIPLYAYHHDFSLAAWISMFVLLGVSSLGITAGYHRLWAHRAYEATLPLKIILMIMGTFAVQNSILYWGSGHRTHHRHVDDVEKDPYSINNGFWYAHLGWMLRDYPAAEPNYKNAPDLLNDKVVMFQHKYYVPLVIAVHAAILLPIGWAVGDVWGVLLLGGLVRLILSHHVTFFINSLCHMWGSRPYTDENTARDNFWLAIATWGEGYHNYHHIFQYDYRNGVKWWQYDPTKWLIWSCSKLGLAKNLRRIPSFNIKKAELAMRFKYAEQDLAVYGHNVTEDMANVKSKIALEYEAFTHTLNDWAKLKEQEIQIKRAAMAEKIHQMDDKLKVEFQLVEQRLSHHRETLNLLVRNLKKAPVSQ; encoded by the coding sequence ATGAATGCTCCCCTACCTCAAGCCCCAATTAATTGGGTCGCAGTCTTTGCTTTGGTGGTTTTGCCCATTGTCGCTGTGATCGCAATTCCCTTATATGCGTATCACCATGATTTCAGCCTTGCCGCTTGGATCAGCATGTTTGTTCTACTGGGCGTGAGTAGCCTGGGTATTACAGCGGGATACCATCGTCTTTGGGCACATCGTGCTTATGAGGCCACCTTGCCTTTAAAAATCATTCTGATGATTATGGGAACCTTTGCCGTACAGAACAGTATTTTGTACTGGGGTTCTGGTCATCGTACCCATCACCGCCATGTAGATGATGTGGAAAAAGATCCCTATTCTATTAACAACGGTTTCTGGTATGCACACCTAGGCTGGATGCTTCGTGATTATCCTGCCGCGGAACCGAACTATAAAAACGCACCTGATTTGCTGAATGATAAAGTGGTGATGTTCCAGCACAAATATTATGTCCCTCTGGTAATTGCAGTCCATGCTGCCATCCTGCTGCCAATTGGCTGGGCTGTGGGGGATGTCTGGGGCGTATTGCTACTGGGTGGTCTGGTGCGTTTGATTCTAAGCCATCACGTAACGTTCTTTATCAACTCGCTGTGCCACATGTGGGGTTCACGCCCATATACTGATGAAAATACGGCACGTGACAACTTCTGGCTGGCAATTGCGACCTGGGGTGAGGGTTATCATAACTATCATCACATTTTCCAGTACGATTACCGTAATGGCGTGAAATGGTGGCAGTATGATCCAACCAAATGGCTGATCTGGAGCTGTTCAAAACTGGGACTGGCAAAAAATCTGCGCCGTATTCCGAGTTTTAATATCAAAAAAGCAGAACTGGCGATGCGGTTCAAATATGCCGAGCAGGATCTGGCAGTATATGGTCATAACGTGACTGAAGACATGGCCAATGTCAAAAGCAAAATTGCTCTGGAATATGAAGCATTTACTCATACCTTAAATGACTGGGCCAAGTTGAAAGAACAGGAAATCCAGATCAAAAGGGCTGCTATGGCAGAGAAAATTCACCAGATGGATGACAAGCTGAAAGTTGAATTCCAGCTGGTGGAACAGCGTCTTTCCCACCATCGTGAGACCCTGAATCTGTTGGTGCGTAATTTAAAGAAAGCGCCGGTGTCACAGTAA
- a CDS encoding glycerophosphodiester phosphodiesterase, which produces MRIIGHRGARGEAPENTLGGFQYIQDIGISAVEFDVRQLKDNALIIMHDDDFVRTTGLQKPLYECSRQDLSLYNHAVSWSEWHKVEATPLLDQTLTIIQNFDHIEVEVKSVASEADAEKITTELEQQLQGFEQAVVITSFDLKIHQALQQQKSRLKRGLLVETDVKYLAIDQALQLGCCQIGWMDELASKDIIQTTQAAALSISVWTVNDVTRAKELRDWGIQGLITDYPKLMMQQL; this is translated from the coding sequence ATGCGCATAATTGGTCATCGTGGTGCGCGTGGCGAAGCACCAGAAAACACGCTTGGCGGTTTTCAGTACATTCAGGATATTGGAATTAGCGCGGTCGAGTTTGATGTACGCCAGCTGAAGGACAATGCACTGATCATCATGCATGATGATGACTTTGTGCGCACCACCGGTTTACAAAAACCGCTCTATGAATGTAGCCGTCAGGATCTGTCCTTATATAACCATGCCGTTAGCTGGTCGGAATGGCATAAGGTTGAAGCCACGCCTCTGCTGGATCAGACCTTAACGATCATTCAGAATTTTGATCATATTGAAGTCGAAGTCAAAAGTGTGGCCTCTGAAGCGGACGCTGAAAAAATCACCACTGAACTCGAACAGCAATTGCAAGGCTTTGAACAGGCTGTCGTCATCACCAGTTTTGACCTCAAAATTCATCAAGCCCTACAACAACAAAAATCCCGTTTAAAACGCGGCCTTTTAGTCGAAACGGATGTGAAATATCTGGCGATTGATCAGGCACTGCAACTGGGCTGCTGCCAGATTGGCTGGATGGATGAATTAGCCAGCAAAGACATCATTCAGACCACTCAGGCTGCAGCACTTAGCATTAGCGTTTGGACAGTCAATGATGTGACCCGTGCCAAAGAGTTACGCGACTGGGGCATTCAAGGCCTGATTACTGATTATCCCAAATTAATGATGCAGCAACTTTAA
- a CDS encoding cob(I)yrinic acid a,c-diamide adenosyltransferase, with protein sequence MGHRLSKIYTRTGDSGTTGLGDGSRVAKDDLRITALGDVDELNAIIGVLRAQISVSSIEDKATWDKSLSLIQHWLFDLGGEVCIPNFNLVQPVAIEFLENDIDRMNEALPMLKDFILPAGSLVCSFAHQARAVCRRAERSVMSVHSRDQNIQAASLQLLNRLSDWLFVASRTWQRAEGGSEVLWQKNINDSIEK encoded by the coding sequence ATGGGCCACCGTTTAAGTAAAATCTATACCCGCACCGGCGATTCAGGCACCACAGGACTGGGCGATGGCTCACGTGTGGCTAAAGATGATTTACGCATCACTGCACTGGGGGATGTGGATGAGCTGAATGCAATTATTGGGGTATTACGTGCACAAATTTCCGTAAGTTCAATCGAAGATAAAGCCACTTGGGATAAATCCTTGAGTCTGATCCAGCACTGGCTGTTTGATCTGGGGGGTGAAGTCTGCATTCCCAACTTTAATCTGGTACAGCCCGTTGCCATTGAATTTCTAGAAAATGACATTGACCGTATGAATGAAGCCTTACCGATGCTGAAAGACTTTATTTTGCCTGCGGGTAGTTTGGTCTGCAGTTTTGCCCATCAGGCTCGTGCGGTATGTCGCCGTGCAGAACGCAGCGTAATGTCAGTTCACTCCCGTGACCAGAATATTCAAGCGGCTTCGCTACAATTACTGAATCGTCTCTCGGACTGGCTGTTTGTGGCCTCACGTACCTGGCAGCGTGCTGAAGGCGGCTCAGAGGTTCTGTGGCAGAAAAACATCAATGACAGCATCGAAAAGTAA